From the Plasmodium brasilianum strain Bolivian I chromosome 7, whole genome shotgun sequence genome, the window GGGGCAAGTGCTGATAGGTTGTCCGAGttcattttgaaaaacaaaCATAACATAGATATAGAGgattattttgatatatataactcGAAAAATAGTATAGAAGAATACGATAACATGGGCTTATGTGggtattttgaaaattttaaaaaagagttCGTGTATGAGTTAATAGAACCGGGTGTTTATACTATAGAAGACTTAAAGATTTTATGTAAGAATTACAAAAACTCCGAGAATGTGAATGTACCTATATGTCCATATTTCTGTGCaaagaaaattattgaaatatCTAAGGTAATAGTATTAAACTATCAATATGTTATTGATCCAAAGGTTTCTAAGTCTATATTTTTAGGAAAAGACATGAGTAATCGTgttaattttcataaaaacgATATAATAGTTTTTGATGAAGCACATAATATTGACAGTGTATGCTTAGAAGCGCTAAGTGTAAACATTGACAGAAACATACTCAATAAAGCatctataaatataaagcgattattaaaaaaaatagaaaattctAAAAGTTTGAATGAAAAGAAACTAAAAGAAGAGTgcaataaaattttacaaaaaattaaatcgCAAAAGTTGTGTAGAAGTAGTAGTACCCCCCAGGGTGAAGGCCCACTTGAAGAAGCACGTACTCATATCGAGACACACTTGAGTGTAGCTGCATGTCCAAATGGAGATGGACCTATTCATATGTTAGAGTTggagaaaaaattatcagGGGAAACGTCGAACGAATTGATACAAGGTATGGCTCAAGATGTGGGTGATAAGAAAGAGGGAACGGTACCAGTTTtgaatgagaaaaataatcTAACAGTTGGCCTTGTTAGATTTGATGATAGAGAGCACAGTTTGGAAGGGAACAGAGAAGGGGctgcaaaaaaaaggaaagtgGAAGGGGGTGATGTGTACTTTGACGATGATATGAATCTCGTATTTTCGGGCATGTTGGGGGATAAGAACTGCACAACAGGAGACGATAAAACTGGATATGATAATGCAAAGGGGGATCAGGTGCAGCACATAGAAAGGAGTACatataatagtagtaatagtaacgaAGCTCTGATCGATGACCTGAGGAGAGTTCTCTCCCAGTCGGGGCATTCTGAGCAATCGAAGGAACAACCACAGCATCCATCGAACACGCCGCTTAACCATGGGAAGAGGGACTCTGATGATTTGTTGGTGGAGGGGAATCTATTCAAGGAAGGAGCAGGTCAGGGAAATTTTGATGGGAAAGCGGAGGAAGACCTTGCCGATCTTCATTATAGCCCGTTGTTGGTAGAagatatagtaaaaaatatagtaatcCCGGGAAATATTAGAAAGTCGGAGCATTTTCTAAACTTGATGAGAATAATAGTggtgtatttaaaaaaatatataaacatatacgaGATAACATCGGAGGGtcctttatcttttttatataaatgtgagAAGGATACAAAATTGGATACGtcgttttttaaatattgcTTCGACAGGTTGAAATCGTTATTAAATGCATTGCAAATAGTAAATATAGATGATTACTCATCTTTAAATGTTGTTTGTAATTTTTGTACGTTACTGGGTAATTATGTAAAAGGatttgtaataatatgtGAGCCATATCCAGAAGCAACAGGAATATATGACCCGGTTATACAATTCGCATGTTTAGATTCATCTATTGCTATGAAATctgttataaataaatataagtcCATTGTATTAACAAGTGGGACTATTAGTCCATTAGAATTATATCCCAAACTTTTGAATTTTAAAACAGTCTTAACAGCATCTTTTCCAATATCATTTGATAGAAATTGTGTATGTCCACTTATCGTAACAAAGAGTTCAGATCTAGTACCATTATCATCGCAATATACATTACGAAACGATATGAATGTAATAAAGAACTATGGTATGTTATTAGTAGaaatgtgtaaaaatataccaGATGGCATTGTTGCTTACTTcccatcatatatatatatggaacaAGTAATATCTTCATGGTATGAGTTGGGAGttatatcaaatatattggaatataaattaatttatattgaaACAAAAGATATAGTATCAACAACTATAgctttacataattttaaaagagcATGTGATTTGGGAAAGGGTGCTATATTTCTTTCTATCTGTAGAGGGAAAATTGCAGAAGGGATAGACTTTGATAAACATTATGGCAAATGTGTAATTCTGTTTGGTATACCTTATCAATATACTTTATCTAAAATTCTAAAATCTAGAttagattttttaaaagaaacatataatatacaagAAAATGAATTTCTTACTTTTGATGCCATGCGACAAGCTTCTCAATGTGTTGGTAGAATTATtaggaataaaaaagattat encodes:
- a CDS encoding TFIIH basal transcription factor complex helicase XPD subunit, producing MVVFYLDDLEVFFPYDYIYPEQYAYMKYLKKTLDSEGHCVLEMPTGTGKTVAIFSLITSYQYYKNDEGKFIFCTRTVAEMEKSLIELKKVIMYRINIIKKRNEKKCNADGVPERKLNSSECAKESNCILYTNQSDGMPSTDQPDGMMHTQQQGEVKSLNNNLAANEKFGKNSEILAIGISARRCMCVNEKVLLKHEREKIDEECRKLTATFVREKKYINRRIDQVGQADQVYLTDVDNMAAQIDRTDSTNRGGGASADRLSEFILKNKHNIDIEDYFDIYNSKNSIEEYDNMGLCGYFENFKKEFVYELIEPGVYTIEDLKILCKNYKNSENVNVPICPYFCAKKIIEISKVIVLNYQYVIDPKVSKSIFLGKDMSNRVNFHKNDIIVFDEAHNIDSVCLEALSVNIDRNILNKASINIKRLLKKIENSKSLNEKKLKEECNKILQKIKSQKLCRSSSTPQGEGPLEEARTHIETHLSVAACPNGDGPIHMLELEKKLSGETSNELIQGMAQDVGDKKEGTVPVLNEKNNLTVGLVRFDDREHSLEGNREGAAKKRKVEGGDVYFDDDMNLVFSGMLGDKNCTTGDDKTGYDNAKGDQVQHIERSTYNSSNSNEALIDDLRRVLSQSGHSEQSKEQPQHPSNTPLNHGKRDSDDLLVEGNLFKEGAGQGNFDGKAEEDLADLHYSPLLVEDIVKNIVIPGNIRKSEHFLNLMRIIVVYLKKYINIYEITSEGPLSFLYKCEKDTKLDTSFFKYCFDRLKSLLNALQIVNIDDYSSLNVVCNFCTLLGNYVKGFVIICEPYPEATGIYDPVIQFACLDSSIAMKSVINKYKSIVLTSGTISPLELYPKLLNFKTVLTASFPISFDRNCVCPLIVTKSSDLVPLSSQYTLRNDMNVIKNYGMLLVEMCKNIPDGIVAYFPSYIYMEQVISSWYELGVISNILEYKLIYIETKDIVSTTIALHNFKRACDLGKGAIFLSICRGKIAEGIDFDKHYGKCVILFGIPYQYTLSKILKSRLDFLKETYNIQENEFLTFDAMRQASQCVGRIIRNKKDYGIMIFSDIRYARNDKKSKLPPWIIKCMDISNVNLTVGTAVNISKKFLLDMSKEYKETGQTKISQELLHNQRKCWSMVKSVLNMDDFI